A part of Myxococcus landrumus genomic DNA contains:
- a CDS encoding peptidase, with the protein MKPFALLALWLWAGVAVAEVEAVSPLALDEGEASSSKRGLRRGNVHMELWASDIQLANLAVKVGGGPFYLTLFAGLEPGGRKDARFNFGVGVGGHMVLSHRLWLDLDITGGAVQPVQKPLEGDGGNVLGQLRLMLGVQVVSRFALFIGPTYNLWYVWGQPDFGSVTRMSVSESRPKADQRIQHWPGLQLGMHF; encoded by the coding sequence ATGAAACCCTTCGCCCTTCTCGCACTGTGGCTGTGGGCGGGGGTGGCCGTCGCCGAGGTCGAGGCGGTGAGCCCCCTCGCGTTGGACGAAGGTGAAGCCTCGTCGAGCAAGCGGGGCCTTCGTCGCGGCAACGTCCACATGGAGCTGTGGGCCAGCGACATCCAGCTCGCGAACCTGGCGGTGAAGGTGGGAGGCGGTCCCTTCTACCTGACGCTGTTCGCGGGCCTGGAGCCGGGCGGTCGCAAGGACGCTCGCTTCAACTTCGGCGTGGGGGTGGGCGGCCACATGGTGCTGTCGCACCGCCTCTGGCTGGACCTGGACATCACCGGTGGCGCGGTTCAGCCAGTGCAGAAGCCCCTGGAGGGTGACGGGGGCAACGTGCTGGGCCAGCTCCGGTTGATGCTCGGGGTCCAGGTGGTGTCGCGCTTCGCCCTGTTCATCGGGCCCACGTACAACCTCTGGTACGTGTGGGGACAGCCGGACTTCGGCTCCGTGACGCGCATGTCCGTGAGCGAGAGCCGCCCGAAGGCGGACCAGCGCATCCAGCACTGGCCCGGCCTCCAGCTTGGCATGCACTTCTGA
- the dnaN gene encoding DNA polymerase III subunit beta has protein sequence MEFRIAADELKKALYRAQGIVERKTTMPILANVLVNATKGGITVTAFDLDIGIVSEHPAEVIKPGAVTLSAKYVFDIVQNLPDAQVTLKKLANNYVDISSGSAHFKIVGMAAEEYPKLPKEENAPLVQVGGSTLLEMIKKTQFAISSDETRYILNGVFFEPQASGKVRMVATDGHRLSLIERELSGDFKLKSGVIIPRKGLMELKRLLDEAPDAECHLGFAENSALFKKPGLTMVMRLIDGQFPEYQRVIPKEGEKVVLVPKVRFLEGLKRIALLSADKSNAVRIGLEENKLVITASNPDLGEARDVVELAYRGNDITVGFNARYLTDVLMVTETDEVSFELGDEHSPGVLHAPGDRTFTAVVMPMRV, from the coding sequence ATGGAATTCCGCATCGCCGCCGACGAGCTGAAGAAGGCCCTCTATCGTGCCCAAGGCATCGTGGAGCGCAAGACGACGATGCCCATCCTCGCGAACGTGCTCGTCAACGCGACGAAGGGTGGCATCACCGTCACCGCGTTCGACCTGGACATCGGCATCGTCTCCGAGCACCCCGCCGAGGTCATCAAGCCCGGCGCCGTCACGCTCAGCGCCAAGTACGTCTTCGACATCGTCCAGAACCTGCCCGACGCGCAGGTGACGCTGAAGAAGCTGGCGAACAACTACGTGGACATCTCCAGCGGCTCCGCCCACTTCAAGATTGTGGGCATGGCCGCGGAGGAGTACCCGAAGCTGCCCAAGGAAGAGAATGCCCCGCTGGTCCAGGTGGGCGGCAGCACGCTGTTGGAGATGATCAAGAAGACCCAGTTCGCCATCTCCAGCGACGAGACGCGCTACATCCTCAACGGCGTCTTCTTCGAGCCGCAGGCCAGCGGCAAGGTCCGCATGGTGGCCACCGACGGCCACCGCCTCTCGCTCATCGAGCGCGAGCTGTCCGGGGACTTCAAGCTCAAGAGCGGCGTCATCATTCCGCGCAAGGGCCTGATGGAGCTCAAGCGGCTCCTGGACGAGGCGCCGGATGCGGAGTGCCACCTGGGCTTCGCGGAGAACTCGGCGCTGTTCAAGAAGCCGGGCCTGACGATGGTGATGCGCCTCATCGACGGCCAGTTCCCCGAGTACCAGCGCGTGATTCCCAAGGAGGGCGAGAAGGTCGTCCTCGTCCCCAAGGTGCGCTTCCTGGAGGGCCTCAAGCGCATCGCCCTGCTGTCCGCGGACAAGAGCAACGCGGTGCGCATCGGCCTGGAGGAGAACAAGCTGGTCATCACCGCGAGCAACCCGGACCTGGGTGAGGCGCGCGACGTGGTGGAGCTGGCGTACCGCGGCAACGACATCACCGTGGGCTTCAACGCGCGCTACCTGACGGACGTGCTGATGGTGACGGAGACGGACGAGGTGAGCTTCGAGCTGGGGGATGAGCACAGCCCCGGTGTCCTGCACGCCCCGGGCGACCGGACGTTCACCGCCGTCGTCATGCCCATGCGCGTCTGA
- a CDS encoding DNA alkylation repair protein: protein MAEPLKFFFDAQLVERLGKTLHHAHPAFPLTTFVREARQGLEEHELIGRAQHIRQAMHRALPRDYPQAVDILIRSLGEEREVDRVGGMAVFFYLPHTMYVSEHGLEHFEESMRAQHELTRRFTAEYSIRPFIEQHPEKTLARLREWTKDPNAHVRRLVSEGTRPRLPWASRLRAFQKDPRPVLALLELLKDDPELYVRRSVANNLNDIGKDHPEVLVKVAKAWMKDATAEREWVVRHALRFAIKRGEPAALEVLGASKPTGIEVRPTGIPQRAKVGGAMDLRFVVVNRSKKSQSLVVDLAVHFMKARGEAPQPKVFKVRELTLGPGQEEAVGKRVSLAQLSTRRHYPGLHRIEARINGLDLPLGEVDVVE, encoded by the coding sequence ATGGCGGAGCCCCTCAAGTTCTTCTTCGATGCCCAACTGGTGGAGCGTTTGGGCAAGACCCTCCATCACGCCCATCCAGCCTTCCCCCTCACCACCTTCGTGCGCGAAGCAAGACAGGGTTTGGAGGAGCACGAGCTCATCGGCCGTGCCCAACACATCCGTCAGGCCATGCACCGCGCGCTCCCGCGCGACTATCCCCAGGCCGTGGACATTCTCATCCGCTCACTGGGTGAGGAACGAGAGGTGGACCGGGTGGGCGGCATGGCCGTCTTCTTCTATCTGCCCCACACGATGTACGTGTCCGAGCACGGGCTGGAGCACTTCGAGGAGTCCATGCGCGCGCAGCACGAGCTCACGCGGCGCTTCACGGCGGAGTACTCCATCCGGCCCTTCATCGAACAGCACCCGGAGAAGACGCTGGCGCGGCTGCGCGAGTGGACGAAGGACCCCAACGCCCACGTGCGCCGGCTCGTCTCCGAGGGCACCCGTCCGCGCCTGCCGTGGGCCTCGCGCCTGCGCGCGTTCCAGAAGGACCCGCGTCCGGTGCTGGCGCTGCTGGAGTTGCTCAAGGATGACCCGGAGCTGTACGTGCGCCGTTCGGTGGCCAACAACCTCAACGACATCGGCAAGGACCACCCGGAGGTGCTGGTGAAGGTCGCGAAGGCGTGGATGAAGGACGCCACGGCGGAGCGGGAGTGGGTGGTGCGGCACGCGCTGCGCTTCGCCATCAAGCGGGGAGAGCCCGCCGCGCTGGAGGTGCTGGGCGCGAGCAAGCCCACGGGCATCGAGGTGCGGCCCACGGGCATTCCCCAGCGCGCGAAGGTGGGCGGCGCCATGGACCTGCGCTTCGTGGTGGTCAACCGCTCCAAGAAGTCCCAGTCGCTCGTGGTGGACCTGGCGGTGCACTTCATGAAGGCGCGCGGCGAGGCGCCTCAGCCCAAGGTCTTCAAGGTGCGCGAGCTGACGCTCGGCCCCGGACAGGAAGAAGCGGTGGGCAAGCGCGTCTCGCTGGCGCAGCTCTCCACGCGCCGCCACTACCCGGGGCTCCACCGCATCGAGGCCCGCATCAACGGCCTGGACCTGCCCTTGGGCGAAGTGGACGTGGTGGAGTGA
- a CDS encoding MlaD family protein produces the protein MSLFTSTSRERRLAIRTGLFVALGLVVAGVVVFFIGQESRLFQRQVTYRVFLPNVQGLSDKSPVWLGGLEVGKVTGIFFSEDPQDPRLEVQLRVSARYQDRVKKDSTATLTSMGVLGDKAVDISLGTPTAPPLEAGGELTALTGGDLATLLTSASKVMDNSVAISESLLKTVQAYGDPRMIGDVQRGLSSLRAVLEQVENGDGVLHALIYDKEAGREVRGLMTNASRAAQRVDGAVGHLEALLAEVRSGDGTAHALIYGDEGATALRELGEAAGQLAGLIEDAKKSENGAVHQLVYGDARGMFADLGSAAADLKKITSTVAKGEGTVGGLISDPTVYEDLREVLGNVKRNRILRALVRFSLDNRKDLDQMGKVKRVDPPNAPSRSPPVPTTE, from the coding sequence ATGAGCCTGTTCACCTCCACCTCGCGCGAGCGGCGGCTGGCGATTCGCACCGGCCTGTTCGTGGCCTTGGGTCTGGTGGTGGCGGGCGTGGTGGTGTTCTTCATTGGCCAGGAGTCGCGGCTGTTCCAGCGGCAGGTGACGTACCGGGTGTTCCTGCCCAACGTGCAGGGCTTGAGCGACAAGTCTCCGGTGTGGCTGGGCGGCCTGGAGGTGGGGAAGGTGACGGGCATCTTCTTCTCCGAGGACCCCCAGGACCCTCGGTTGGAGGTCCAGTTGCGCGTCTCCGCGCGATATCAGGACCGCGTGAAGAAGGACTCCACGGCGACGCTGACCAGCATGGGGGTGCTGGGGGACAAGGCGGTGGACATCTCGCTGGGCACGCCGACGGCGCCGCCCTTGGAGGCGGGGGGGGAGCTGACGGCCCTCACCGGAGGAGACCTGGCCACCCTGCTCACCAGCGCGAGCAAGGTGATGGACAACTCCGTGGCCATCAGTGAGTCGCTGCTCAAGACGGTGCAGGCGTATGGGGACCCGCGGATGATTGGCGATGTGCAGCGGGGGCTTTCGTCCCTGCGCGCGGTGCTGGAGCAGGTGGAGAACGGCGACGGCGTGCTGCACGCGCTCATCTACGACAAGGAGGCGGGGCGCGAGGTGCGCGGGCTGATGACGAACGCGTCGCGCGCGGCGCAGCGGGTGGATGGCGCGGTGGGGCACCTGGAGGCGCTGCTCGCGGAGGTGCGCTCGGGTGATGGCACCGCGCATGCGCTCATCTACGGGGACGAGGGCGCGACGGCGCTGCGGGAGCTGGGCGAGGCGGCGGGCCAATTGGCCGGGCTGATTGAGGACGCGAAGAAGAGCGAGAACGGCGCGGTGCACCAGTTGGTGTATGGCGATGCGCGCGGCATGTTCGCGGACCTGGGCAGCGCGGCGGCGGACCTGAAGAAAATCACCTCGACGGTGGCCAAGGGCGAGGGCACCGTGGGCGGGCTCATCAGCGACCCGACCGTCTACGAAGACCTGCGTGAGGTGCTGGGCAACGTGAAGCGCAATCGCATCCTGCGCGCGCTGGTCCGCTTCTCCTTGGACAACCGCAAGGACCTGGACCAGATGGGCAAGGTCAAGCGCGTGGACCCGCCGAACGCGCCTTCACGCTCTCCGCCGGTGCCGACCACGGAGTGA
- a CDS encoding RNA polymerase sigma factor — MSIDVEAYYRRYGPQVLRRCRFLLRDEEKAVDAMHDVFVQLLRYQGALKDAAPSSLLHRIATTVCLNRLRGAKRRPEDREDELVLQIASTDDTESRASARGMLDRLFGRVPASSRDIAVLHLVDGMTLEETAREVGLSVSGVRKRLRALTSVLQELELEAA; from the coding sequence GTGTCTATCGATGTGGAGGCCTACTACCGCCGATACGGCCCCCAGGTGCTCCGGCGCTGCCGCTTCCTCCTTCGTGACGAGGAGAAGGCCGTGGACGCCATGCACGACGTGTTCGTGCAGCTCTTGCGCTACCAGGGGGCGTTGAAGGACGCCGCCCCCTCCAGCCTGCTGCATCGAATCGCGACCACGGTGTGTCTCAACCGGCTGCGCGGCGCCAAGCGCCGGCCCGAGGACCGGGAGGATGAGCTGGTGCTGCAGATTGCCTCCACGGACGACACGGAGTCCCGCGCCAGCGCGCGGGGGATGCTGGACCGGCTCTTCGGCCGGGTGCCCGCGTCCAGCCGGGACATCGCGGTGCTGCACCTGGTGGATGGGATGACCTTGGAGGAGACGGCGCGCGAGGTGGGCCTGTCGGTTTCGGGTGTGCGCAAGCGCCTGCGCGCGCTGACGTCGGTGCTGCAAGAGCTGGAACTGGAGGCCGCATGA
- a CDS encoding MlaE family ABC transporter permease encodes MAVMTGQVMSRAVRPPYNVSAFVFHVEAMGVRSLPIALLTATFAGLVISLQFGYFLARFGVQYTVGRVVVLTLFRELAPVLTALTVGARLGSGMAAELGSMTVTEQVDAIRALGADPLRKLVVPRVLACLLVMPVLTVFADVVGLVAGALVVNTQYAISLDLFFRGALDSVLMQDFLSGVFKGAVFGLIIGLVGCFKGMAVEGGTEGVGRATTQTVAITSVAVCLADFFITKVTLYL; translated from the coding sequence ATGGCGGTGATGACGGGGCAGGTGATGAGCCGCGCGGTGCGGCCGCCGTACAACGTCAGCGCGTTTGTCTTTCATGTCGAGGCGATGGGGGTGCGCTCGTTGCCCATCGCGTTGTTGACGGCCACCTTCGCGGGGTTGGTCATCTCGCTCCAGTTCGGCTACTTCCTGGCGCGCTTCGGCGTGCAGTACACGGTGGGCCGCGTGGTGGTGCTCACCTTGTTCCGGGAGCTGGCGCCCGTGTTGACGGCGCTGACGGTGGGCGCGCGGCTGGGCAGCGGCATGGCGGCGGAGCTGGGCTCCATGACGGTGACGGAGCAGGTGGATGCCATCCGCGCACTGGGCGCGGACCCGCTGCGCAAGCTGGTGGTGCCCCGGGTGCTGGCGTGTCTGTTGGTGATGCCCGTGCTCACGGTGTTCGCGGACGTGGTGGGGCTGGTGGCGGGCGCGCTGGTGGTGAACACGCAATACGCCATCTCGTTGGACCTCTTCTTCCGCGGCGCGCTGGACTCGGTGCTGATGCAGGACTTCCTCTCCGGCGTGTTCAAGGGCGCGGTGTTCGGCCTCATCATTGGTCTGGTGGGCTGCTTCAAGGGCATGGCAGTGGAGGGCGGGACGGAGGGCGTGGGCCGCGCCACCACGCAGACGGTGGCCATCACCTCCGTGGCGGTGTGTCTGGCGGACTTCTTCATCACCAAGGTGACGCTGTACCTGTGA
- a CDS encoding ActD-like protein, translating to MTSPRRTPDWLLERIALGELPPEELAAARTRLEQEPDGPSRLAALKADSAATLERLSPEQVTREVEARLRRASVEKKAPARSPWFTSALGLVPVLAALALFVVVQPDSGTLEDPVTGPVAGLGTETTRSKGLSPKLEVHRQQGRGDEVLADGALAAAGDVVQLAYVAAGRTHGVILSVDGRGSVTLHTPEQGAEAAALAPSGTHRLAGAYELDDAPGFERFFFITAEQPFAVDTILEAARKLAASPEAPTAPLSLPEGLTQVSFTLQK from the coding sequence ATGACTTCCCCTCGACGCACTCCGGACTGGCTGTTGGAGCGAATCGCCCTGGGGGAGCTCCCCCCCGAGGAGCTGGCCGCCGCGCGCACCCGCCTGGAGCAGGAGCCGGATGGCCCGTCCCGGCTCGCCGCCCTGAAGGCGGACTCGGCCGCCACCCTGGAGCGGCTGTCGCCCGAGCAGGTGACTCGCGAGGTGGAGGCCCGCCTCCGCCGCGCCTCTGTCGAGAAGAAGGCACCGGCCCGCTCGCCGTGGTTCACGTCAGCCCTGGGGTTGGTGCCGGTGCTCGCGGCCCTGGCGCTCTTCGTGGTGGTGCAGCCTGACTCGGGGACGCTGGAGGACCCGGTGACGGGGCCCGTGGCGGGCCTGGGCACCGAGACGACCCGCTCCAAGGGCCTGTCGCCGAAGCTGGAGGTCCATCGCCAGCAGGGACGCGGCGACGAGGTGCTCGCGGATGGCGCCTTGGCCGCCGCGGGTGACGTGGTGCAACTGGCCTATGTGGCGGCCGGACGCACCCATGGCGTCATCCTCTCGGTGGACGGGCGTGGCTCCGTCACGCTGCACACGCCGGAGCAGGGCGCGGAAGCCGCGGCGCTGGCGCCGTCGGGGACGCACCGGCTGGCGGGGGCGTATGAGCTGGATGACGCACCGGGCTTCGAGCGCTTCTTCTTCATCACCGCCGAGCAGCCCTTCGCGGTGGACACCATCCTGGAGGCGGCGCGGAAGCTGGCGGCCTCCCCCGAAGCGCCCACCGCGCCCCTCTCGTTGCCCGAGGGCTTGACGCAGGTGTCCTTCACGCTTCAAAAGTAG
- a CDS encoding ABC transporter ATP-binding protein, which yields MPFLRRREAPSFEFHRPTPGTRLIHFEHLRKAFGTKRVYDDLELEVRAGETLVVLGGSGTGKSVLLKCLIGLQRPDDGRIVFQGHDLTRFSEEEFIPVRRHVAMVFQGAALFDSLCVGENVAYPLREHFPEMTPDEVRARVAEKLALVNLPGTEQLMPADLSGGMKKRVGLARAIATNPEVILWDEPTTGLDPVTTQSINAMINSMKTKLGSTSIVVTHDLVSAFSVGDRMAMLAERRIVQVGTREEFRHSQVPEVRAFLDARRVELEPGAAS from the coding sequence ATGCCCTTTCTTCGCCGCAGAGAAGCGCCGAGCTTCGAGTTCCACCGGCCCACGCCGGGGACGCGGCTCATCCACTTCGAGCACCTGCGCAAGGCCTTTGGCACGAAGCGCGTGTATGACGATTTGGAGCTGGAGGTGCGCGCGGGGGAGACGCTGGTGGTGCTGGGCGGCTCCGGCACGGGGAAGAGCGTGCTGCTCAAGTGTCTCATCGGGTTGCAGCGGCCGGATGACGGACGCATCGTCTTCCAGGGCCATGACCTGACGCGCTTCTCGGAGGAGGAGTTCATCCCGGTGCGCCGGCACGTGGCCATGGTGTTCCAGGGCGCGGCCTTGTTCGACTCGCTGTGCGTGGGGGAGAACGTGGCCTATCCGCTGCGGGAGCACTTCCCGGAGATGACGCCGGACGAGGTGCGTGCGCGGGTGGCGGAGAAGCTGGCGCTGGTGAACCTGCCTGGCACCGAGCAGTTGATGCCCGCGGACCTGTCGGGCGGCATGAAGAAGCGGGTGGGGCTGGCGCGCGCCATCGCCACCAACCCGGAGGTCATCCTCTGGGACGAGCCCACCACGGGGTTGGACCCGGTCACCACGCAGTCCATCAACGCGATGATCAACTCGATGAAGACGAAGCTGGGCAGCACCTCCATCGTCGTGACGCATGACCTGGTGAGCGCGTTCTCGGTGGGGGACCGGATGGCGATGCTGGCCGAGCGGAGAATCGTGCAAGTGGGGACCCGCGAGGAGTTCCGCCACTCCCAGGTGCCGGAGGTGCGGGCCTTCCTCGACGCGCGCCGCGTGGAGCTGGAGCCGGGAGCCGCGTCATGA
- a CDS encoding DUF6748 domain-containing protein: MNVRPLLLAALALGFAAGCSKPSSTPPTPSNEPGTPSGGDSKQPSTPPAPSGDQSGTPVPPSPQGNNPEVKMGESNVYIVKDSGIRCIAPPCPSYNAFLADKPDMDAIPIHELDLSAVSGGSEQQLESLMQRTVSGGLKIQGVLETRPKAGPAGDATVLRATKVE, from the coding sequence ATGAACGTCCGTCCGCTGTTGCTCGCCGCCCTCGCGCTGGGCTTCGCCGCCGGGTGCAGCAAGCCTTCTTCCACGCCGCCGACGCCGTCGAACGAGCCGGGAACCCCCTCAGGCGGGGACTCCAAGCAGCCGTCCACGCCGCCCGCGCCCAGCGGTGACCAGAGCGGCACCCCTGTCCCACCTTCCCCCCAAGGCAACAACCCCGAGGTCAAGATGGGTGAGAGCAACGTCTACATCGTCAAGGACAGCGGCATCCGCTGCATCGCGCCGCCCTGTCCGTCCTACAACGCCTTCCTGGCGGACAAGCCGGACATGGACGCGATTCCCATCCACGAGCTGGACCTGTCCGCGGTGTCGGGCGGCTCCGAGCAGCAGCTGGAGTCGTTGATGCAGCGCACCGTGTCGGGGGGCCTGAAGATTCAGGGCGTCCTGGAGACGCGGCCCAAGGCGGGGCCCGCGGGCGACGCCACCGTGCTGCGCGCCACCAAGGTGGAGTAG
- a CDS encoding sensor histidine kinase yields the protein MSDPLALLEGLFLHSPVPYAIFDREGHCRLSNPAYRAMFGSVPPPEYSLFRDELVAKMGLDLLLHRAFEGETVQTPTIWYDVKELQHIEVTQAHRIAISCTCFPLACDAGQVQYIALAYKDVTAELMAREAEHLERRRLYQLLTKAPLAIDLLRGQDLRFEFASPLLKRLLGGRELVGRRLLDAVPDIAPDLVTLCLNVMKTGERVVAREYALTIDYAGKGHVETRYWNLSHEPLFDEQGRVDGIVTFAFEVTEQVLARHAVEHQQRWLEAVLDLMPMPVVMAEPNTGVITFSNDAADRLYGGPMPTNVSASEYGEIFHVTDMQGRRLGPELLPSARAARGERLDGMEVMWHTKAGQFVLSICSEVLPAMHGHPEVTLLPFLDITRLKSVEQRLQDAIRVRDEFLSVASHELKTPLTVLGLRLQSFARAALADPDSDWSQRHARDVEGMLRQVMRLADLVNGLLDVSRIGTGRLNLEYEQVDLRALVQEVAARFQPEAERAECDVEVSGTGSIVGAWDRMRLEQVVTNLVSNALKYGAGHPVQVHVEVDDGRARLRVRDEGIGISAEAQARIFHKFERAVSERNYGGLGLGLYVTRTLVEAMEGVIHVDSQLGAGATFTVELPLCPSGPVAVAIKAIKELAS from the coding sequence GTGTCGGACCCGCTGGCGTTATTGGAAGGACTCTTCCTCCACTCGCCGGTGCCGTATGCCATTTTCGACCGGGAGGGGCACTGTCGACTGAGCAACCCCGCGTACCGGGCGATGTTCGGCTCGGTGCCTCCGCCCGAGTACAGCCTCTTTCGCGACGAGCTGGTGGCGAAGATGGGGTTGGACCTGCTCCTGCACCGCGCCTTCGAGGGAGAGACGGTCCAGACGCCCACCATCTGGTACGACGTGAAGGAGCTCCAGCACATCGAGGTGACGCAGGCCCATCGCATCGCCATCTCGTGCACCTGCTTCCCGTTGGCCTGCGACGCGGGCCAGGTGCAATACATCGCCCTGGCCTACAAGGACGTGACGGCGGAGCTGATGGCGCGAGAGGCCGAGCACCTCGAGCGGCGGCGCCTCTATCAATTGCTCACCAAGGCCCCGCTGGCCATCGACCTGCTGCGCGGTCAGGACTTGCGCTTCGAGTTCGCAAGCCCTCTCCTCAAGCGGCTCCTGGGCGGGCGCGAGCTGGTGGGGCGCAGGCTGCTGGATGCCGTTCCAGACATCGCCCCGGACCTGGTGACGCTGTGTCTGAATGTGATGAAGACAGGGGAGCGGGTGGTGGCGCGTGAGTATGCGTTGACCATCGACTACGCGGGCAAGGGCCATGTGGAGACGCGGTACTGGAATCTCTCTCATGAGCCGTTGTTCGACGAGCAGGGTCGGGTGGATGGGATTGTGACGTTTGCCTTCGAAGTCACCGAGCAGGTGCTCGCCCGGCACGCGGTGGAGCATCAGCAGCGGTGGCTGGAGGCGGTGCTGGATTTGATGCCCATGCCCGTGGTGATGGCCGAGCCCAACACCGGCGTCATCACCTTCTCCAACGACGCCGCGGACCGGCTGTACGGCGGCCCCATGCCCACCAATGTGTCCGCCTCCGAGTATGGCGAAATCTTCCACGTGACGGACATGCAGGGCCGTCGCCTGGGGCCGGAGCTGTTGCCCTCCGCGCGCGCGGCGCGAGGCGAGCGGCTGGATGGCATGGAGGTCATGTGGCACACGAAGGCGGGCCAGTTCGTGCTCAGCATCTGCTCGGAGGTGCTGCCCGCCATGCACGGGCACCCCGAGGTGACGCTCCTGCCCTTCCTGGACATCACGCGCTTGAAGTCGGTGGAGCAGCGGCTCCAGGACGCCATCCGCGTGCGCGACGAGTTCCTGTCCGTGGCGAGCCATGAGCTCAAGACACCGCTGACGGTGCTGGGCCTGCGGCTGCAATCCTTCGCGCGCGCCGCGCTGGCGGACCCGGACTCCGACTGGTCCCAGCGCCATGCCCGCGACGTGGAGGGCATGCTGCGTCAGGTGATGCGGCTGGCGGACCTGGTGAATGGCCTGCTGGACGTGTCCCGCATCGGCACGGGGCGGCTGAATCTGGAGTACGAGCAGGTGGACCTGCGCGCGCTGGTGCAGGAGGTCGCCGCCCGCTTCCAGCCCGAGGCGGAGCGCGCGGAGTGCGACGTGGAGGTCTCCGGTACCGGGTCCATCGTCGGCGCGTGGGACCGGATGCGGCTGGAGCAGGTGGTGACGAACCTGGTGTCCAACGCGCTCAAGTACGGCGCGGGCCATCCCGTGCAGGTGCACGTCGAGGTGGATGACGGACGGGCGCGGCTGCGGGTGCGCGACGAGGGCATTGGCATCAGCGCGGAGGCCCAGGCGCGCATCTTCCACAAGTTCGAGCGCGCCGTGTCCGAGCGGAACTACGGCGGCCTGGGCCTGGGGCTGTACGTCACCCGCACGCTGGTGGAGGCCATGGAGGGCGTCATCCACGTGGACAGCCAACTGGGGGCGGGGGCCACCTTCACCGTGGAGCTGCCGCTCTGTCCGTCCGGGCCGGTGGCCGTGGCCATCAAGGCCATCAAGGAGCTGGCGTCCTGA
- the recF gene encoding DNA replication/repair protein RecF (All proteins in this family for which functions are known are DNA-binding proteins that assist the filamentation of RecA onto DNA for the initiation of recombination or recombinational repair.) codes for MRLLALHVQDFRNLAQVSLAPSAHATIAVGQNGQGKTNLLEALYFLATLKPLRAGRLSELVRWGTEGARVSGRFLLKGAEREIAVEVGGGTRQAFVDGKKAPSLEEYFGGVSVVAFTPDDLEVVKGGPDSRRGFLDRAVFNRFPAYLRESREYARALKNRNRLLREGGAVDPAYLEAYDETLAKAGARIYARRRALMLELAPRAQATFASIGRTVDPATYGYHPAHLGGDFAGADEAALALALREALSARLRRDSDRGFTSVGPHADDVSVTLGGRSARAYASQGQQRALVLGWKIAEIENLQTCMGFLPLLMLDDVSSELDPERNAYLMDYLSRSGAQVFLSTTDGSLVRGAAAEDTLWLSVATGQVSLKDLQAPDAG; via the coding sequence GTGCGCCTCCTCGCACTTCACGTCCAAGACTTCCGCAATCTCGCGCAGGTGTCGCTCGCGCCCAGTGCCCATGCCACCATCGCGGTGGGGCAGAACGGGCAGGGCAAGACGAACCTGCTGGAGGCGCTCTACTTCCTGGCCACGCTCAAACCGCTGCGCGCCGGGCGGCTCTCGGAGCTGGTGCGCTGGGGCACCGAGGGAGCACGCGTCAGTGGCCGCTTCCTCCTCAAGGGCGCCGAGCGCGAAATCGCCGTGGAGGTGGGCGGCGGCACGCGGCAGGCCTTCGTGGACGGCAAGAAGGCGCCCAGCCTGGAGGAGTACTTCGGCGGCGTGTCCGTGGTGGCCTTCACTCCGGATGACCTGGAGGTGGTGAAGGGCGGCCCGGACTCACGGCGCGGCTTCCTGGACCGGGCGGTGTTCAACCGCTTCCCCGCCTACCTCCGGGAGAGCCGGGAGTACGCGCGCGCGCTGAAGAACCGCAACCGCCTCCTGCGCGAGGGCGGCGCGGTGGACCCAGCCTACCTGGAGGCCTACGACGAGACGCTCGCGAAGGCGGGGGCTCGCATCTACGCCCGCAGGCGGGCGCTGATGTTGGAGCTGGCGCCTCGCGCCCAGGCGACCTTCGCCTCCATTGGCCGCACGGTGGACCCGGCCACGTATGGCTATCACCCGGCGCACCTGGGCGGAGACTTCGCGGGCGCGGACGAGGCCGCGCTCGCCCTGGCCCTGCGTGAGGCGCTCAGCGCGCGACTGCGCCGGGACTCGGACCGGGGCTTCACCTCCGTGGGGCCTCACGCGGACGACGTGTCGGTGACGCTGGGCGGCCGCAGCGCGCGGGCCTACGCGAGCCAGGGGCAGCAGCGGGCGCTGGTGCTCGGCTGGAAGATTGCTGAAATCGAGAACCTCCAGACGTGCATGGGGTTCCTCCCGCTGCTCATGCTGGATGACGTGTCGAGCGAGTTGGACCCGGAGCGCAACGCCTACCTGATGGACTACCTGTCGAGGAGCGGCGCGCAGGTCTTCCTCTCCACCACGGATGGCTCCCTGGTGCGCGGCGCGGCGGCGGAGGACACGCTGTGGCTCTCCGTGGCGACGGGGCAGGTGTCCTTGAAGGACCTGCAAGCCCCCGACGCGGGCTGA